One genomic segment of Actinoplanes ianthinogenes includes these proteins:
- a CDS encoding MarR family winged helix-turn-helix transcriptional regulator: MEEESLHEAFWAVSRRLREHAKREMEPWGIAPSQFRALNVLLGHGEMRLSTLAEHLRIAPRSATEVVDDLQQRGLAERRPDPADRRATLVTLTDQGRATGEGVRAARAAASERLFTTLSAEDRAELGRILRKLA; encoded by the coding sequence GTGGAGGAAGAGTCGTTGCACGAGGCGTTCTGGGCGGTCAGCCGGCGGCTGCGCGAGCACGCCAAACGCGAGATGGAGCCGTGGGGCATCGCCCCGTCCCAGTTCCGTGCGCTGAACGTGCTGCTCGGGCATGGTGAGATGCGGCTCAGCACGCTCGCCGAGCACCTCCGGATCGCCCCGCGCTCGGCGACCGAGGTCGTCGACGACCTCCAGCAGCGTGGCCTGGCGGAGCGCCGGCCGGACCCGGCTGATCGGCGGGCGACGCTGGTGACGCTCACCGATCAGGGGCGCGCCACGGGTGAGGGGGTGCGGGCGGCCCGGGCAGCGGCCAGTGAGCGCCTGTTCACCACGTTGTCCGCGGAGGATCGCGCCGAGCTGGGCCGAATCCTGCGCAAGCTCGCCTGA